The genomic region GAAATTTTGTCCCTGTCGCCCCAACAGGAAAATAAACCTGGGGAGAAAAATACCGCGGGAGAAACAGGCCCGGCAAACTACCCTGTTGATTTAAATGACGCGATGAAAAGGTTCGGCAGCGATAAAAATTTTTTCAAAGAACTTGCCCGGGACTTCCTGTGCTATATACCCAAACAGGTTGATTTGCTTGAAGAATCCTGCAGGGCAAACAATATTGATATGTTAAAAAATTACGCGCATTCAATAAAAGGCGCCGCGGGAAACATAAGCGCAACCAGGATATTTTCCACAGCCCTTAATATAGAACAGCAGTGCAGGGAAAATAATATTTCCGGGGTTTCAACATTAATTGAAGATTTGAAAAAAGAGATTTTAAAATTAGAGGATTTTCTCAAAACATTATAATATGAAAATTTTAGTCGCGGATGACGATCTCATATCCAGAAAACTGCTGAAGAACACCCTTGAAAAATGGGGACACGAGGTTTTCCAGGCGGAAAACGGTGAAGAAGCATGGAAACTTCTTCAGACAAATGACATAAAATTTGTCATTGTTGACTGGTTAATGCCTGTAATGGACGGCCTTGCGCTTTGCCGCAAGATACGCTCTTCGGGTTCACTTGGTTATGTTTATATCATTCTCCTCACGGGCAAGGACAAAAAAGAAGACCTGATTGAAGGACTTGACGCGGGCGCCGACGATTATATAGCAAAACCTTTTGACAGGGACGAACTCAGGGTCAAATCGAGGGCAGCTGTAAGGATCCTGGCCCTTGAAAAAGAACTTATCGAAAAAAATGAAAATTTAAGCGTCCTGAACGACAAGTTGGAAAAACTGGCAAAGATGGACACTTTGATGGAAATAGGCAACCGTCGCAGTTTCTATGAAACAATTGAAAAAGTCCACTACAGGGCCTGGAAATATTCACAGGTTTACGGAATTATCATGTGCGATATAGATAATTTCAAAGCCTATAACGATATTTACGGCCACCTGGCAGGGGACAATATACTAAAAACTGTAGCGGACAATACCAAGCTGATGCTTCTAAAATCTGAGGACCTATTCAGGTATGGAGGTGAAGAAATAGTCGCGATCCTTCCTGAACAGGATTTAAACGAAACAGTATTGCTTGCTGAAAGAATCAGGAAACGCATTGAATCGCTCGCGATAGATCACAAGGGAAATAACAGTGGAATGTTAACTATAAGCTGCGGCGCAAGCGCGTATGACCCGAAAAAAACAAACCGAAAGTGGGAAATTATTCTTGATTTTGCCGATAAAGCGCTGTATTCCGCAAAAAATTCCGGCAAAAATAAAACCTGCAGATACGAAGACTCCTAAAAAAAGGAACCTTGACAAAAATATCATATCAAGTTAGAATAAATTAATGAAATTAAATTGTCCAAATCTAAAAAATTTTGTTATATTCTTTTTTATAAGTCTGATAATTAACTCTACGGGCCGGTATGCGAGTGCTGAAAATTGGCCGATGTTTAAATTTGATCCCCAGCATAAAGGAACTATAGGTACAGGCCCTACCCCTCCTCTTGAAATTAAAAAATTGTTCAAAGCAGGCTCAATTATTGATTCTTCACCGGCTATAGCAAACAAAAAAATTTATTTTGGATGTGATGATCACTTTTTATATTGTTTTGACCTGGAAAGCGGAAAACAGGTCTGGGCGTTTGAAACCGAAGAGTTTATTATTTCATCTCCCTGCGTCAACAAAAATAGTGTATTTTTTGGTTCAGGAGACGGGTTTGTATACTGCCTGGACTCTGAAACGGGTAAGTTAACATGGAAACTTAATTTAGAAGCAAGAATAGATGTCTCCCCTGCTTCTAATGATGACTCAATATTTATAGGGTCACATAACAACAATTTTTACTGCATAGACGCAAACAACGGGAGCATTAAATGGAAATACAGTGATGATTGGTTTATAACCTCTTCCCCTGTCATTTTTGAGAATATCGTTTACTTTGGCTCACATAACGGGAACATTTATGGATTGGATATTAATACAGGGGAAAAACTTATTACATTTTCGACAGAAATAAAAGATGAAAAAAAGGAAGAGGCAAAATCCGTACCGGCTCCGGTAACTGTATACGAGGGACTTTTATTAAGCAAACCGTCATCTGCTGTTAAAATTAACAAAGAAATCAAGGAAAGGCCGATTTCAAATATAAGAAAAGGTATTTACTCATCTCCCGCACTGACTGAAAACCTGTTAATTGTGTCATCCCTTGATTACTATGTCTATGCGTTTAACCGGAAGAGCGGGGCGCTGGAATGGAAATACAGGACTTATGATTGTATCCTGTCATCCCCGGTGGTTTCAGGCGATTATGTTTATATCGGTTCCCTGGATAACAATTTATATTGCATCAATATTTTTTCAGGAAAAGTTAAATGGAAATTCCAGACTAAAGGGGATATTTATTCAACACCCGCTATAGTTTCCAATTTTATTTACCTTGGGTCATGGGACGGATATTTATATATTCTTGACGAAACAACAGGCATTCTTGTATGGAAATATAATATCGGAAGCTGGATCCGGTCTTCTCCCGCCATATATGATAATATGTTATTTTTTGGCGCCCAGGACGGTAATCTTTATGCTTTTGGAAAACGATAGTGCTCTGGCAGGTTTACTTATTTCCTTCCAATAGTTTTTGCCGGATTTTATCAATCTGGTTATATGTCTCTTCCAGCAATTCGCTTTGCGGGTATTTTTCAATTAATCTTTTATAAGCACCCAATGAATCTCCCCAGCTGCCTTTTTTTTCATATGCCTGCCCGATCATAAATAAAGCGTCATCCGCGAGTTCATGTGTTTCATAGAATGTAAATAATTTATTCCAGTTATTAATGGCCCTGTCAAACAATTGAATTTTAAAAAAATATTCACCTAATGTAAACATAACCATCGGGATTCTATCGCCAGTGGGAAATTTTTCAACAATAAACTCCAGGTTACTGATATATTTATCTATATTCCCCGTCTGTTCATGCATTTTTGCCAATTCGTAAATTTTTTCAATATAAGTTTCCTGGTCCGGGTTTTGCAATTTTGTCTCAAACGCTTTTTCGGATTTTTTATACCTCGATAGAGCCTCCTCTTTATACTCGCTCTGGGAAAACTTATCGACAATCATTTTAAAAGATTCCATTGCCTCTTTAAATTTACCCTGGTTAAAATAATTGGTCCCCAGATTAAAATTGGAAGCCGCCATAAATTTACTATCAGGAAAATCACTGATAATGGCCTCATAATGTTTATTGGCTTCTTCATATTTATTAAGCTTTGAATATATCAAAGCGACCTCGTAATGCGCGTCAGCCACAAATTCGCTTTTCGGATACTGGGTAAATATTTTTTCATAAGCCTGAATTGCTTTTTCGTAATCTTTCATTTTTTCATACGACCTTGCGATGCCGAATTGTGTTTCTGCCAGATATCTGCTTTCAGGATATTTGGATATCAAACCCTGGAACCATAAGACAGCTTTTTCGTAATTTTTATTCTGGTAATACCATAAACCCAGCCAGCGCTGGGCAATATCGGCAAATTTACTCTGGGAATAATTACGTGTAATTTTTTCGAAGGCGGCGGCAGCCTTCTCCATGTCCTTCAACTCAAGATGCAGCTGGGCGATTTGATATAACGATTCGATTGCCAAATTATCTTCAGGAAATTTATCAACTACCTGTTCGAGATAATTAATGGCATTGACAGTATCTTTATTCCCGAGGTATGAATAAGCAATTTCAGAAATGGATTTTAATATAAATTTATTATCGGGATATTTTTCCAGCAGAACTTTGTATGCGTTTATCGCATCTTCATATTTTTTCTGGTCATAATATATCTTAGCAATTAAATATTGAATGCGCGGGGCTTCTTCAAAACCGGTTTTCAACTCAATCACTTTTTTAAATTCCTCTACTGCAAAATCGTATTTTTTCGCGGCTAAAAAATTTTCCCCTAATTTTATCTGGGATTCCAGCGCCTGTTCACTGTCCGGATATTCTTTTATAATCCGGCGGTATGTCTTTTCCAGTTCTTCAGTTTTCTTGTCCAATTCATAAATTTTACTCAACCCCATCAGGGCCTTTGGGACAAATTCCGTTTTTGAATACTCATTTAAAATTTTATTGTAATATATTTCCGCTTTATCATACCGCCCTATTTTAAAATTGCATTCCGCTATACTGCTTACAACCGAAGCTATAAATTCCTTATCAGGGTAGGTTTTTATTATTTCAATAAATTCTTTCACCGCGGGCTCAAACCAATCTATCCAGTAAGTTACTTCCTCCGGTTTTTCAGCCTGGGAAATTTTTTCAACAATAATAGTAAAAGCCGCCAATGCCTGGTTATTCTGGCCCAGCTTCATATAAAGCTTGCCTCCTTCATATAATGACCGGGCCACCAAATTACTTTCAGGAAAAACCTCAGTCAATCTCTGATAAGATTTTATTGCCTCCGCGTAATTGTTCTTTATCTTAAAAACTTCAGCTAAATTAAACTGGGCGATATCCAGAAATTCCCCCTTGGTATATTTACTTAATAACTCGTTATAACTTATAATCGCTTCATCAAATTGCCCTTTTTGCTGGTAACTGTTTCCAATGTAATACATCGTTTTGGATAAATACTCGCTCTCGGGATAACGTTTAATTAACTCGCTGAGAGTAGAAACCGTTTTATCATATTCTTCTTTTTTAAAATACGAAAGACCCAATCCATAATAAACATCATCCAGCAAATCTCCTTCTGAATAATCTTTTAAAATCTGGGAAAAACCATTTATTGCCTGGTCAAAATCTTTTAACTGCAAATAAGATAAAGCTATCCAATATTGAGATTGAGGGGTAAATTCACTGCTTGGATATCTCAAAACAATTTTCTGGTACTCATCAATGGCAGTTTGATATTCCCCCTTATTATAATAAGCATCGCCAATCCTGAACTGAGATTCAATACCGGTAAGAGTGCCCGGGTATTTCAGCGCCACTTTTTGAAATTCAGCGATAGCATCATCATATTGTTCTTTTTCAAAATATATCCACGCAATATTGAAAGCGGCTTTTGCCGCATTTTCATTACTTGGATATTTTTGAACAACTTTCTGGTATTGCCCGATTGCTTCTTCATATTTCCCCATTTGATAATAAGATTCACCTATGCGGTATTCCGCATCAGAAACAAGGCTGTCATTGGGGAACAGCTGGATAAATTCTGTAAATTGTTTTATGGCGTTAGGATAATCCTTATCTTTAAACAGCCTTATGCCTAATTGATAACTTTCAACCGCTTCTTCATTTGCAAAAGAAAAATTTGTAACAACATTAAATAAAAGAAAAACAATAATAATTTTTCCAGATAATTTCATCCTTGTTTACCTTATATTTGTAAAATCGATTTCTATCAGGGCAATCCGGGTCTGGTCAGCGTCACTGGCTTTAAAAGTCCTGTTTTTAATACTATCAACAGCCAGCTGGTCCAATTCCAAATACCCGCTTGATTTTGCTATCTCAGCTTTAATTACTTTTCCCTCGGCATCAATCCAAACACGCACGGTAGTAATAATAATCTTGTTTGACTTTTCAACCCAATCCGGAAGCGCAGAAATTAACGGTTTAAAAGCTATCTGCCCGTAACCAAAACGCTGAACTCCTTTTTTCTTGCCAAGCCCGCCTAATTCATCTCCTCCTCTTCCGCTGCCAATCCCCGCTCCCCAGCTCGACCCTCCGCTGCCCGCGGATATTTCTCCGTCTGAACGGTCCAGCGGCAAATCCTCCCCGCCCCCGCCCGGGGGGGCAAGATCTTCCAAGCGTTCAGATAAATTATCCGGGATAGGGCTTCCTAATCTTTCTCTCAACAAATCCCGCTCCTCAACCTGTACCGCATCCATTGGTTTTATTTCCTCCATCTCTTTAAATGCCTTGGGGACATCTGTTTCTATCGCCGCCTTTTGAGGCTCTACTTTAATTTCTGTCTTTTGAGGTGTTATTTCCTCTTTTGGCTGAGATTCCGCCTCAGGAGACGGGGGCAGTTTTATCAAAGTAAACTTTAAAAAAGCTTCTTTGCTTATATCCAGTTTTGTGACTTTATGAATATTCAGCGCGACAAAAAGCATTAAATGAAGCAAAATCGCACCCAGAAAAAAGTTGTGAAAACTTATGTCTTTTTTTATTTTTATAGTCTTAGATGAACCTTCCATAAACTATTCCTTTAATAAGGCCGCGATACCGATGTTATCAATATTCCTATATTTTAGAATACCCATTACCCTCACAACATCGCCGTGCGAAACCCGCTTGTCCGCTTTGATAACAACAATTGCCTCTTTACCTATTTCGTCAATTTTTTTTTCGAGCTCCCCGTAAGTAACCAAAACCCCGTTAAAAAACACTTGATTGTTTACGTTAATCTCAATAATGTTCGGCCTGTGAATCTGTTTTCCTGTGGCGCGTGATTCAGG from bacterium harbors:
- a CDS encoding tetratricopeptide repeat protein, which translates into the protein MKLSGKIIIVFLLFNVVTNFSFANEEAVESYQLGIRLFKDKDYPNAIKQFTEFIQLFPNDSLVSDAEYRIGESYYQMGKYEEAIGQYQKVVQKYPSNENAAKAAFNIAWIYFEKEQYDDAIAEFQKVALKYPGTLTGIESQFRIGDAYYNKGEYQTAIDEYQKIVLRYPSSEFTPQSQYWIALSYLQLKDFDQAINGFSQILKDYSEGDLLDDVYYGLGLSYFKKEEYDKTVSTLSELIKRYPESEYLSKTMYYIGNSYQQKGQFDEAIISYNELLSKYTKGEFLDIAQFNLAEVFKIKNNYAEAIKSYQRLTEVFPESNLVARSLYEGGKLYMKLGQNNQALAAFTIIVEKISQAEKPEEVTYWIDWFEPAVKEFIEIIKTYPDKEFIASVVSSIAECNFKIGRYDKAEIYYNKILNEYSKTEFVPKALMGLSKIYELDKKTEELEKTYRRIIKEYPDSEQALESQIKLGENFLAAKKYDFAVEEFKKVIELKTGFEEAPRIQYLIAKIYYDQKKYEDAINAYKVLLEKYPDNKFILKSISEIAYSYLGNKDTVNAINYLEQVVDKFPEDNLAIESLYQIAQLHLELKDMEKAAAAFEKITRNYSQSKFADIAQRWLGLWYYQNKNYEKAVLWFQGLISKYPESRYLAETQFGIARSYEKMKDYEKAIQAYEKIFTQYPKSEFVADAHYEVALIYSKLNKYEEANKHYEAIISDFPDSKFMAASNFNLGTNYFNQGKFKEAMESFKMIVDKFSQSEYKEEALSRYKKSEKAFETKLQNPDQETYIEKIYELAKMHEQTGNIDKYISNLEFIVEKFPTGDRIPMVMFTLGEYFFKIQLFDRAINNWNKLFTFYETHELADDALFMIGQAYEKKGSWGDSLGAYKRLIEKYPQSELLEETYNQIDKIRQKLLEGNK
- a CDS encoding biopolymer transporter ExbD, whose product is MKFRVLGSEDQKVEMTSMTDMIFLLLLFFMISSNFIPLDDKLDIKLPESRATGKQIHRPNIIEINVNNQVFFNGVLVTYGELEKKIDEIGKEAIVVIKADKRVSHGDVVRVMGILKYRNIDNIGIAALLKE
- a CDS encoding PQQ-binding-like beta-propeller repeat protein; the encoded protein is MFKFDPQHKGTIGTGPTPPLEIKKLFKAGSIIDSSPAIANKKIYFGCDDHFLYCFDLESGKQVWAFETEEFIISSPCVNKNSVFFGSGDGFVYCLDSETGKLTWKLNLEARIDVSPASNDDSIFIGSHNNNFYCIDANNGSIKWKYSDDWFITSSPVIFENIVYFGSHNGNIYGLDINTGEKLITFSTEIKDEKKEEAKSVPAPVTVYEGLLLSKPSSAVKINKEIKERPISNIRKGIYSSPALTENLLIVSSLDYYVYAFNRKSGALEWKYRTYDCILSSPVVSGDYVYIGSLDNNLYCINIFSGKVKWKFQTKGDIYSTPAIVSNFIYLGSWDGYLYILDETTGILVWKYNIGSWIRSSPAIYDNMLFFGAQDGNLYAFGKR
- a CDS encoding diguanylate cyclase; the encoded protein is MKILVADDDLISRKLLKNTLEKWGHEVFQAENGEEAWKLLQTNDIKFVIVDWLMPVMDGLALCRKIRSSGSLGYVYIILLTGKDKKEDLIEGLDAGADDYIAKPFDRDELRVKSRAAVRILALEKELIEKNENLSVLNDKLEKLAKMDTLMEIGNRRSFYETIEKVHYRAWKYSQVYGIIMCDIDNFKAYNDIYGHLAGDNILKTVADNTKLMLLKSEDLFRYGGEEIVAILPEQDLNETVLLAERIRKRIESLAIDHKGNNSGMLTISCGASAYDPKKTNRKWEIILDFADKALYSAKNSGKNKTCRYEDS
- a CDS encoding energy transducer TonB → MEGSSKTIKIKKDISFHNFFLGAILLHLMLFVALNIHKVTKLDISKEAFLKFTLIKLPPSPEAESQPKEEITPQKTEIKVEPQKAAIETDVPKAFKEMEEIKPMDAVQVEERDLLRERLGSPIPDNLSERLEDLAPPGGGGEDLPLDRSDGEISAGSGGSSWGAGIGSGRGGDELGGLGKKKGVQRFGYGQIAFKPLISALPDWVEKSNKIIITTVRVWIDAEGKVIKAEIAKSSGYLELDQLAVDSIKNRTFKASDADQTRIALIEIDFTNIR